Proteins encoded within one genomic window of Brienomyrus brachyistius isolate T26 chromosome 22, BBRACH_0.4, whole genome shotgun sequence:
- the LOC125717627 gene encoding coiled-coil-helix-coiled-coil-helix domain-containing protein 5 isoform X2 has translation MQVAMDITARFCGKEMQDYGACVARNPSSWQEQCQHMKLKVAQCTSSHPVIQKIRSDCAGQFAEFERCLQHHQSSAASCSAHMSRFLACAEAVDLSSVGGSVSQPI, from the exons AT GCAGGTTGCCATGGATATCACGGCGCGCTTTTGCGGCAAGGAGATGCAGGACTACGGCGCGTGCGTGGCCCGCAACCCGTCCTCGTGGCAGGAGCAGTGTCAGCATATGAAGCTGAAGGTGGCGCAGTGCACCTCTTCACA CCCAGTAATCCAGAAGATCCGATCCGACTGCGCAGGCCAGTTTGCGGAGTTTGAACGCTGCCTGCAGCATCACCAGTCGTCTGCAGCCTCGTGCTCCGCCCACATGTCCCGCTTCCTAGCCTGTGCGGAGGCCGTGGACCTCAGTTCTGTTG ggggcagtgtgtcacAACCAATCTAG
- the LOC125717627 gene encoding coiled-coil-helix-coiled-coil-helix domain-containing protein 5 isoform X1: protein MQVAMDITARFCGKEMQDYGACVARNPSSWQEQCQHMKLKVAQCTSSHPVIQKIRSDCAGQFAEFERCLQHHQSSAASCSAHMSRFLACAEAVDLSSVAGGSVSQPI, encoded by the exons AT GCAGGTTGCCATGGATATCACGGCGCGCTTTTGCGGCAAGGAGATGCAGGACTACGGCGCGTGCGTGGCCCGCAACCCGTCCTCGTGGCAGGAGCAGTGTCAGCATATGAAGCTGAAGGTGGCGCAGTGCACCTCTTCACA CCCAGTAATCCAGAAGATCCGATCCGACTGCGCAGGCCAGTTTGCGGAGTTTGAACGCTGCCTGCAGCATCACCAGTCGTCTGCAGCCTCGTGCTCCGCCCACATGTCCCGCTTCCTAGCCTGTGCGGAGGCCGTGGACCTCAGTTCTGTTG cagggggcagtgtgtcacAACCAATCTAG